From Deinococcota bacterium, the proteins below share one genomic window:
- a CDS encoding sugar ABC transporter permease, which yields MRLLPFWLPAFVLYTLFIVWPLLNAVAYSLFEWRGLVRGPFVGLDNFVTLLTTEPWRSNLARAFGHNLLFFAGTMLVQNTLALAFAVLLHGMRRGGRFWQNLFFLPHLLPTVLVGFLWLLILNPLFGPLNKALRELGLDGLALPWLGLPETALPTIIVVNAWAWLGFPMMLFLANLGSIPASYLEAARLDGASAWQVFRHIQLPLLRPSLTIVTVLTFIGNFNTFELIFVMAGSSGSPGGATDVLGTFFYRTAFGGGQDAVSMGSALAVLMFGFILSVSLLALRLFGRGEVIYD from the coding sequence TTGCGTTTGCTGCCCTTCTGGCTGCCGGCCTTTGTCCTCTACACGCTCTTCATCGTCTGGCCGCTCTTAAACGCCGTCGCTTACAGCCTCTTCGAGTGGCGCGGGCTGGTGCGCGGGCCCTTCGTCGGCCTCGACAACTTCGTTACTCTGCTCACCACCGAGCCCTGGCGCAGTAACCTGGCGCGGGCGTTTGGGCACAACCTCCTCTTTTTCGCAGGCACCATGCTGGTGCAGAACACCCTGGCGCTCGCCTTCGCCGTCCTGCTCCACGGCATGCGCCGCGGCGGCCGCTTCTGGCAGAACCTCTTTTTCCTACCCCACCTGCTGCCCACGGTCCTGGTGGGTTTCTTGTGGCTCCTCATCTTGAACCCGCTCTTCGGGCCGCTCAACAAGGCCCTGCGCGAGCTCGGCTTGGACGGCCTGGCCCTGCCCTGGCTGGGCCTGCCGGAGACGGCCCTGCCGACCATCATCGTGGTCAACGCCTGGGCCTGGCTGGGCTTTCCGATGATGCTCTTTCTCGCCAACCTGGGCAGCATTCCCGCCAGCTACCTCGAGGCCGCCCGGCTCGACGGCGCAAGCGCCTGGCAGGTCTTCCGCCACATCCAGCTGCCCCTGCTCAGACCGTCCTTGACCATCGTCACGGTGTTAACCTTCATCGGCAACTTCAACACCTTCGAGCTGATCTTCGTAATGGCGGGCTCGAGCGGCAGCCCCGGCGGCGCCACCGACGTGCTGGGCACCTTCTTCTACCGCACCGCCTTCGGTGGCGGCCAGGACGCGGTAAGCATGGGCTCGGCCTTGGCGGTGTTGATGTTCGGCTTCATCCTGAGCGTCTCGCTGCTGGCCTTGAGGCTGTTCGGGCGCGGCGAGGTGATCTATGACTAG
- a CDS encoding carbohydrate ABC transporter permease yields the protein MTSRPTDIAKTTLIYAILIAYGFTVVYPVFLMIMSSFKTSQEIFRDPFALPSTWTLANYAEAWGRGNFSSYFLNSVFVTAVSVLIVLVVGSLAAYPLGRYAFKGRDWLMLYFLSGLMLPIRLGILPLFFLMRDLGLLNTPWSLIFIYSASGLPFTIFVLANFFKTLPRELEEAARLDGASEFRIYAQVMLPLIRPALATVAIFNFIPWWNDFFFPLIFIRAERYRTLPLGLFTFFGEHQNNWALLFAGLTITALPLLLLYLFASRQIIKGLTSGALK from the coding sequence ATGACTAGTAGGCCCACGGACATCGCCAAGACCACGCTGATTTACGCCATCCTCATCGCCTACGGCTTCACCGTCGTCTATCCGGTCTTTCTGATGATCATGTCGTCGTTCAAGACCAGCCAGGAGATCTTCCGCGACCCCTTCGCCCTGCCCAGCACCTGGACACTCGCCAATTACGCGGAGGCCTGGGGTCGCGGCAACTTCTCGAGCTATTTTCTCAACAGCGTCTTCGTTACGGCGGTGTCGGTCCTGATCGTCTTGGTGGTGGGCAGCCTGGCCGCCTATCCGCTCGGCCGCTACGCCTTTAAAGGCCGCGACTGGCTCATGCTCTACTTTCTCTCCGGCCTGATGCTGCCGATTCGCCTAGGCATCCTGCCGCTCTTTTTCCTGATGCGCGACTTGGGCCTGTTGAACACGCCCTGGTCGCTGATCTTCATCTACTCGGCGAGCGGCCTGCCCTTTACCATCTTCGTGCTCGCCAACTTCTTCAAGACCTTGCCCAGGGAGCTCGAGGAGGCCGCCAGGCTGGACGGCGCCAGCGAGTTTCGCATCTACGCTCAGGTGATGCTGCCGCTTATCCGCCCGGCCCTGGCGACGGTGGCAATCTTCAACTTCATCCCCTGGTGGAACGACTTTTTCTTCCCACTTATCTTCATCCGCGCCGAGCGGTACCGCACCCTGCCGCTCGGGCTCTTCACCTTTTTCGGCGAGCACCAGAACAACTGGGCCTTGCTCTTCGCCGGCCTCACCATCACCGCCCTGCCGCTCCTGCTGCTCTATCTCTTCGCCAGCCGACAGATCATCAAGGGCCTCACCTCGGGCGCCCTGAAATGA
- a CDS encoding LuxR C-terminal-related transcriptional regulator, translating into MEGFKLCSGARWHLLIDAPWGWAVSRHATTAVRGAVVVTDNPCPEYKLDLLEQEPAALLSGVSLPDIVRTLNLLEAGQKQPLPKLSSPLTPVERLTLRLAARGCDNKVIAKARNTGEGTVKNSLQVVFQKLGFESRVQLAHYYGNWHALDD; encoded by the coding sequence TTGGAGGGATTCAAGCTGTGCTCCGGAGCGCGGTGGCATCTGCTCATCGACGCCCCTTGGGGCTGGGCTGTTTCCAGGCACGCCACCACCGCGGTCAGAGGAGCTGTCGTCGTCACCGACAACCCCTGCCCCGAATACAAGCTGGACCTGCTCGAGCAGGAGCCCGCCGCCCTCTTGAGCGGCGTGTCCCTGCCGGATATCGTGCGGACGCTTAACCTGCTCGAGGCGGGCCAGAAGCAGCCCTTGCCCAAGCTGTCCTCTCCCCTCACGCCGGTAGAACGCCTCACCCTGCGGCTCGCCGCCAGGGGCTGCGACAACAAGGTTATCGCCAAAGCGCGCAACACGGGCGAAGGGACCGTCAAGAACTCCCTCCAGGTCGTCTTTCAAAAACTCGGCTTTGAGTCTCGAGTCCAACTCGCTCACTACTACGGCAACTGGCACGCTCTGGACGACTGA
- a CDS encoding type II toxin-antitoxin system ParD family antitoxin: MTIELTKEQEQLIRGLVATGHYEDDRAVVSRSLKLIQEYESRLSHLRAEIQKGEDSGDYQPFDVEETIRRARERFQQRTAQ; encoded by the coding sequence ATGACGATTGAACTCACCAAAGAACAAGAACAGCTTATCCGTGGGCTGGTAGCGACCGGGCACTATGAGGATGACCGCGCCGTCGTGAGCCGGTCGCTCAAACTGATTCAGGAATATGAAAGCAGACTGTCTCACCTCCGCGCCGAGATTCAAAAGGGCGAAGACAGCGGCGACTATCAGCCGTTCGATGTAGAGGAGACGATCAGACGGGCGAGGGAGCGGTTCCAGCAACGCACGGCGCAGTAA
- a CDS encoding type II toxin-antitoxin system RelE/ParE family toxin codes for MPTVVIRPAADVDLLLIWDFIARDNPSAADNYLRWLADRFDLLATQPLMGKAREELKPKLRSFVVGRHIIFYMPFEEGIAVERVLAGPQDSESIFAES; via the coding sequence ATGCCGACCGTTGTGATTCGTCCAGCAGCAGATGTGGACCTGTTGCTGATCTGGGACTTCATTGCCCGCGATAATCCCAGCGCCGCCGACAATTACCTCCGCTGGCTGGCGGATAGGTTCGACCTGCTAGCGACCCAGCCCTTGATGGGAAAGGCCCGTGAGGAGCTGAAGCCAAAATTGCGTAGTTTCGTCGTCGGCAGGCACATCATTTTCTACATGCCGTTTGAGGAGGGGATAGCCGTTGAGCGAGTGCTGGCAGGGCCTCAAGATAGTGAGAGCATCTTCGCGGAATCA